In Streptomyces sp. NBC_01439, the following are encoded in one genomic region:
- a CDS encoding Rieske 2Fe-2S domain-containing protein — MSFPVAGRENCVVVAGTAYVYATVDGRGFVMNAQCPHRGGPLHLAGVTPDAGRLICPWHDRKTSAARLRNEIPAVRTGNRVTAVFPDRPARPTTAPADVCGRTSREYRPLSADLARPGAAV; from the coding sequence ATGAGCTTCCCCGTCGCGGGGCGGGAGAACTGCGTGGTCGTCGCCGGGACGGCCTACGTGTACGCCACGGTCGACGGCCGCGGCTTCGTGATGAACGCCCAGTGCCCCCACCGCGGCGGCCCGCTCCACCTGGCCGGCGTGACACCGGACGCCGGCCGGCTGATCTGCCCCTGGCACGACCGCAAGACGTCCGCGGCGCGGCTGCGCAACGAGATCCCGGCCGTGCGGACCGGCAACCGGGTCACGGCGGTGTTCCCCGACCGTCCCGCCCGCCCCACGACGGCTCCGGCCGACGTATGCGGCCGCACCAGCCGTGAGTACCGGCCATTGTCGGCCGATCTCGCCCGCCCGGGCGCGGCGGTCTGA
- the ddaH gene encoding dimethylargininase — protein sequence MPLTEPITPAGALYRSESPTRVATRRRLLMCRPRHYDVTYSINPWMNPQHATDNALAVSQWEGLRDLYLELGHVVEEIDPIEGLPDMVFAANGATVVDGKVYGARFRHAERTAEGPAYLRWLEGRGYTDSLWPEFVNEGEGDILTVGRRLLAGTGFRTDPRSHLEAQEFFGLPVTSLTLVNPEYYHLDTALSVLSEDEVMYYPAAFSQGSQAVLRAMFPTAILATAEDAAVFGLNAFSDGRHVLLPAAATGLHAKLRARGFEPIGVELSELLKAGGSVKCCTLELRDR from the coding sequence GTGCCGCTCACCGAGCCCATCACCCCTGCCGGCGCGCTCTACCGTTCCGAGAGCCCCACACGGGTCGCCACGCGCCGACGTCTGCTGATGTGCCGGCCCCGGCACTACGACGTCACGTACTCGATCAACCCGTGGATGAATCCGCAGCACGCCACGGACAACGCGCTCGCCGTCAGCCAGTGGGAGGGACTGCGTGACCTGTACCTCGAACTCGGCCACGTGGTCGAGGAGATAGACCCCATCGAGGGCCTGCCCGACATGGTGTTCGCGGCCAACGGCGCCACCGTCGTCGACGGCAAGGTCTACGGGGCCCGGTTCCGGCACGCGGAGCGCACCGCCGAGGGACCCGCGTACCTGCGGTGGCTGGAGGGGCGCGGCTACACCGACTCGCTGTGGCCCGAATTCGTCAACGAGGGCGAGGGCGACATCCTCACCGTCGGCCGCCGCCTGCTGGCCGGTACCGGATTCCGCACGGACCCGCGCTCCCACCTGGAGGCGCAGGAGTTCTTCGGCCTCCCGGTCACCTCGCTGACCTTGGTGAACCCGGAGTACTACCACCTGGACACCGCACTCTCCGTGCTGTCCGAGGACGAGGTCATGTACTACCCGGCCGCCTTCTCCCAGGGCAGCCAGGCCGTACTGCGCGCCATGTTTCCCACGGCGATCTTGGCCACCGCCGAGGACGCCGCCGTCTTCGGCCTCAACGCCTTCTCCGACGGCCGCCACGTGCTCCTGCCGGCCGCGGCCACCGGCCTGCACGCCAAGCTGCGGGCACGCGGCTTCGAGCCGATCGGGGTCGAGCTCTCCGAGCTGCTCAAGGCCGGCGGCAGCGTCAAGTGCTGCACGCTGGAACTGCGCGATCGCTGA
- a CDS encoding iron-containing redox enzyme family protein, with protein MSHAPQHVPFELSGTELRDAIVQYATNPIFLDNLDWQNDDNPYRRQLRPQILPHLDFDKVPGRENILDYTSLAVQRLLTSIYEADLVFFPKSGLEGKEEDFRAFYSPANRALGERIRPALERYAFGFLDDEVETSGKWTRASLDSYLDSLDMGGGEELSPIEAAVTGSTDPARAARMWLVQFAPDFLSEASPMMRNVLGYYGPVQSEWFKVVIDEYGYGVHDTKHSTLFERTLESVGLKSDLHRYWQYYLNSSLLLNNYFHYLGKNHELFFRYVGALFYTESSLVDFCRRADRLLHGVFGESVDTTYFTEHVHIDQHHGRMAREKIIAPLIEAHGEGIIPEIVRGIEEYRVLLEVADQDFVAQISWMDDQPELKKLHGPVYEALKEGRVQAPVAHLVEPFNELSNTHCHEGDELCHIVSGTMRFESGLGSSLTLEAGEGVVIRRNRLHGADILSEECVYEIHSVGDYRKCL; from the coding sequence ATGAGTCACGCACCGCAGCACGTCCCGTTCGAACTCAGCGGCACCGAACTGCGCGACGCGATCGTGCAGTACGCCACGAACCCGATCTTCCTCGACAACCTGGACTGGCAGAACGACGACAACCCCTACCGCCGCCAGCTGCGCCCGCAGATCCTGCCCCACCTCGACTTCGACAAGGTGCCGGGCCGGGAGAACATCCTCGACTACACGAGCCTGGCCGTACAGCGCCTGCTCACCTCGATCTACGAGGCGGACCTGGTGTTCTTCCCCAAGTCCGGCCTGGAGGGCAAGGAGGAGGACTTCCGCGCGTTCTACAGTCCGGCCAACCGCGCGCTCGGGGAGCGAATACGACCGGCCCTGGAGCGGTACGCCTTCGGTTTCCTCGACGACGAGGTCGAGACGTCCGGAAAGTGGACCAGGGCGAGCCTGGACAGTTACCTCGACTCGCTCGACATGGGCGGCGGCGAGGAGCTGTCACCGATCGAGGCCGCCGTCACCGGCTCCACCGACCCCGCCCGCGCCGCCCGCATGTGGCTGGTGCAGTTCGCACCCGACTTCCTGTCCGAGGCGTCACCGATGATGCGCAACGTCCTCGGCTACTACGGGCCGGTCCAGTCCGAGTGGTTCAAGGTCGTCATCGACGAGTACGGCTACGGCGTGCACGACACCAAGCACAGCACCCTCTTCGAGCGGACCCTGGAGTCCGTCGGCCTGAAGTCCGACCTCCACCGGTACTGGCAGTACTACCTCAACAGCAGCCTGCTGCTGAACAACTACTTCCACTACCTGGGCAAGAACCACGAGCTGTTCTTCCGCTACGTCGGCGCCCTGTTCTACACGGAGAGCTCGCTGGTCGACTTCTGCCGGCGGGCCGACCGCCTGCTGCACGGCGTCTTCGGCGAATCGGTCGACACCACCTACTTCACCGAGCACGTCCACATCGACCAGCACCACGGCCGCATGGCGCGCGAGAAGATCATCGCGCCGCTCATCGAGGCGCACGGCGAGGGGATCATCCCCGAGATCGTCCGGGGCATCGAGGAGTACCGGGTGCTCCTGGAGGTCGCCGACCAGGACTTCGTCGCGCAGATCTCCTGGATGGACGACCAGCCGGAGCTCAAGAAGCTGCACGGCCCCGTCTACGAGGCCCTCAAGGAGGGTCGGGTCCAGGCGCCGGTGGCGCACCTGGTCGAGCCGTTCAACGAGCTGTCGAACACGCACTGCCACGAGGGCGACGAGCTCTGCCACATCGTCTCCGGCACCATGCGCTTCGAGAGCGGGCTCGGCTCGTCACTGACGCTGGAGGCGGGCGAGGGGGTCGTCATCCGGCGCAACCGGCTGCACGGCGCCGACATCCTGTCCGAGGAGTGCGTCTACGAGATCCACTCGGTGGGGGACTACCGCAAATGCCTGTAA
- a CDS encoding ATP-grasp domain-containing protein — MSRRYALWLLQPAPVSWEEPYVVGSTIVDNTEPDALTTAARQVAAEHTLAGVFCYDEGLVTPAAHVAQALGLPGNSPESVIACRDKAATRSALETARVPQPASIGVRSLAEARAAAEKIGFPVVLKPRGLAGGMGVRKADGPDDVESAYRAASGASYPGVPVFDVSVLVEEFADGPEISVDAVFFDGECVPLVVARKQVGLAPFFEETGHEVDGADPLLTDPGLLEALRSAHAALDFHTGVSHTEFRITPGGLRLMEVNARLGGDMIPYLGELATGVDVAMAAADTAAGVRPNTEVRHRRAAAIAFLYPDQDIEIDAVTVHEDRFPAGVHSADAMAGPGAVLRLPPRGYISRYARVIALADSVEQARAALLSAPEIVELDSRPAEVPAP; from the coding sequence GTGAGCAGGCGTTACGCGTTATGGCTCCTCCAGCCCGCACCGGTGAGCTGGGAAGAGCCGTACGTCGTGGGCTCCACGATCGTGGACAACACCGAGCCGGACGCACTGACGACGGCCGCCCGGCAGGTGGCCGCCGAGCACACCCTGGCCGGTGTGTTCTGCTACGACGAGGGACTCGTGACCCCCGCCGCGCACGTGGCGCAGGCGCTCGGGCTGCCGGGCAACTCCCCCGAGTCCGTCATCGCCTGCCGGGACAAGGCCGCCACGCGGTCCGCGCTGGAGACGGCCCGGGTACCGCAGCCCGCCTCGATCGGCGTACGGTCCCTGGCCGAGGCCCGGGCTGCGGCGGAGAAGATCGGCTTCCCCGTCGTGCTGAAGCCGCGCGGGCTGGCCGGCGGGATGGGCGTGCGCAAGGCCGACGGCCCCGATGACGTGGAGAGCGCCTACCGGGCGGCCTCCGGCGCCTCCTACCCCGGTGTTCCCGTCTTCGACGTGTCGGTGCTCGTCGAGGAGTTCGCCGACGGCCCCGAGATCAGCGTCGACGCGGTCTTCTTCGACGGGGAGTGCGTTCCGCTCGTCGTCGCCCGCAAGCAGGTCGGTCTGGCTCCCTTCTTCGAGGAGACGGGGCACGAGGTCGACGGGGCCGACCCGCTGCTGACCGATCCCGGGCTGCTGGAGGCGCTGCGGTCCGCGCACGCCGCGTTGGACTTCCACACCGGCGTCAGCCACACCGAGTTCCGCATCACCCCCGGCGGACTGCGCCTGATGGAGGTCAACGCCCGCCTCGGCGGGGACATGATTCCCTACCTCGGGGAGCTGGCCACCGGTGTCGACGTGGCGATGGCGGCGGCGGACACCGCCGCGGGCGTCCGCCCGAACACCGAGGTCCGCCACCGCAGGGCCGCGGCCATCGCCTTCCTGTACCCGGACCAGGACATCGAGATCGACGCCGTGACCGTCCACGAGGACCGCTTCCCGGCCGGTGTCCACAGCGCCGACGCGATGGCGGGTCCCGGCGCGGTACTGCGCCTGCCGCCGCGCGGCTACATCTCCCGCTACGCCCGCGTGATCGCCCTCGCCGACTCGGTCGAGCAGGCCCGCGCCGCCCTGTTGAGCGCCCCCGAGATCGTGGAGCTCGACTCCCGCCCGGCGGAGGTACCCGCTCCGTGA
- a CDS encoding cupin domain-containing protein, with product MLTQPLHREGLTHENGLDAQRLLPWPELNAPFEGSWCVIRPGTASTAHAHHEYEIFIAVAGSAVLESGGVRKPFTTGDIVHFTPGSDHRVINESDEDFEMYSVWWDLDMTQRFAARHEGVQA from the coding sequence ATGCTCACCCAGCCACTCCACCGCGAAGGACTGACGCACGAGAACGGACTCGATGCGCAGCGGCTCCTGCCCTGGCCCGAGCTCAACGCCCCGTTCGAAGGGTCCTGGTGCGTGATCCGCCCCGGCACCGCATCGACCGCCCACGCCCACCACGAGTACGAGATCTTCATCGCCGTCGCCGGCTCCGCCGTCCTGGAGTCGGGCGGTGTCCGCAAGCCCTTCACGACCGGGGACATCGTCCACTTCACCCCCGGCTCCGACCACCGCGTGATCAACGAGTCCGACGAGGACTTCGAGATGTACAGCGTTTGGTGGGACCTCGACATGACCCAGCGGTTCGCAGCCCGCCACGAAGGAGTCCAGGCATGA
- a CDS encoding 2OG-Fe(II) oxygenase codes for MSAYEPSQLPGLELPGPVFAPPAPGTLDWTGLAAELNSEGVAVTPPLLSPEQCAQLRELFDHPTAFRATVTMARHRFGEGLYRYFAHPLPELVQDLREQLYPPLALIANEWARRLGQPAFAPDHEGLVAACAAAGQHRPTPLLLRYGRGGYNCLHQDVYGDLTFPLQVAIMLDRPDEDFTGGESVFVEQRPRAQSRPLVRRPTQGQGLIFTVDHRPVRSVRGWSRVTLRHGVSAVLSGQRHVLGVIFHDAR; via the coding sequence GTGAGCGCGTACGAGCCGTCCCAGCTCCCCGGCCTCGAACTGCCCGGCCCGGTCTTCGCCCCACCCGCACCAGGAACCCTCGACTGGACGGGGCTGGCCGCGGAACTGAACTCCGAGGGGGTGGCGGTGACCCCGCCGCTGCTGTCGCCCGAGCAGTGTGCGCAGCTGCGGGAACTCTTCGACCACCCCACGGCCTTCCGCGCCACCGTGACCATGGCGCGGCACCGCTTCGGCGAGGGCCTCTACCGCTACTTCGCCCACCCGCTGCCCGAACTCGTCCAGGACCTGAGGGAGCAGCTGTATCCGCCGCTGGCCCTGATCGCCAACGAGTGGGCGCGGCGCCTGGGGCAGCCGGCCTTCGCCCCGGACCACGAGGGACTGGTCGCGGCCTGCGCGGCCGCCGGACAGCACCGCCCGACCCCGCTCCTGCTCCGGTACGGGCGGGGCGGCTACAACTGTCTGCACCAGGACGTCTACGGTGACCTGACCTTCCCGCTCCAGGTCGCGATCATGCTCGACCGCCCGGACGAGGACTTCACCGGCGGGGAGAGCGTGTTCGTCGAACAGCGCCCGCGCGCCCAGTCCCGCCCGCTCGTCAGGCGGCCGACCCAGGGCCAGGGCCTGATCTTCACGGTCGACCACCGTCCGGTGCGTTCGGTGCGCGGCTGGAGCCGGGTGACGCTGCGGCACGGCGTGAGCGCCGTCCTCAGCGGGCAGCGGCACGTGCTGGGCGTCATCTTCCACGACGCGCGCTAG
- a CDS encoding MDR family MFS transporter — MTNTGHDSPDGRKAARPSVVQTLRGIPGPIWLVLAGMLINRLGNFLQIYLVLYLTDKGFSTSAAAFALGAYGVGSVVGVLAGGSISDRVGYAWTIVGSMALAGLLTLSLVFLDSLPMVITVAAVIGIAAQAYRPASSALLVEATPEEHHVMVFAVYRMAFNLGTTAGPLLGALLISYSYNLMFYIDAVTSVGFALFALVLVKTGQATAPGARDQQADGASYLAVLRDRRYLLFLLALFLNAVVYIQHTSALPLQLKADGHGPTFYSTLLSLNAAMVICLELLFTKYVQHLPGRFAVALGVGLVGVGMNLYVAGPGMAVFVIATVVWTVGEMIGTPTASAWPGKVAPAHLRGRYIAASAFPMQIGYAVGPVIGIAAWQASAASVWWLCGVLTAVAVVVTLIGMAEPSADGKRRTADADPAAAPAPAETP; from the coding sequence GTGACGAACACCGGACACGACTCTCCGGACGGCCGCAAGGCCGCCCGGCCGTCCGTCGTACAGACCCTGCGCGGGATCCCGGGACCGATCTGGCTGGTCCTGGCCGGCATGCTGATCAACCGGCTGGGCAATTTCCTCCAGATCTACCTGGTGCTCTACCTGACCGACAAGGGCTTCAGCACCTCCGCGGCCGCCTTCGCCCTCGGTGCGTACGGGGTGGGCTCGGTCGTCGGCGTCCTGGCGGGCGGCTCGATCTCGGACCGGGTCGGCTACGCGTGGACCATCGTCGGCTCCATGGCCCTCGCCGGTCTGCTCACCCTGAGTCTGGTCTTCCTCGACAGCCTGCCCATGGTGATCACGGTGGCCGCGGTGATCGGCATCGCCGCCCAGGCCTACCGGCCCGCCTCCTCGGCGCTGCTGGTGGAGGCCACCCCCGAGGAACACCACGTGATGGTGTTCGCGGTCTACCGCATGGCGTTCAACCTCGGCACCACCGCGGGCCCGCTGCTCGGCGCCCTGCTCATCAGCTACTCATACAACCTGATGTTCTACATCGACGCGGTGACGTCGGTCGGCTTCGCCCTCTTCGCCCTGGTCCTGGTGAAGACCGGCCAGGCCACCGCTCCCGGCGCCCGGGACCAGCAGGCCGACGGCGCTTCGTACCTGGCCGTGCTCCGCGACCGGCGCTACCTGCTGTTCCTCCTGGCGCTGTTCCTCAACGCCGTCGTCTACATCCAGCACACCTCCGCGCTGCCGCTCCAGCTCAAGGCGGACGGCCACGGACCGACCTTCTACTCCACCCTGCTCTCGCTGAACGCGGCCATGGTCATCTGCCTGGAACTGCTGTTCACCAAGTACGTGCAGCACCTGCCGGGTCGGTTCGCCGTCGCGCTGGGCGTCGGCCTGGTCGGCGTCGGCATGAACCTGTACGTGGCCGGTCCCGGCATGGCCGTGTTCGTGATCGCGACGGTGGTGTGGACGGTCGGCGAGATGATCGGCACCCCGACCGCCTCCGCCTGGCCCGGCAAGGTCGCCCCCGCACACCTGCGGGGCCGCTACATCGCGGCCTCCGCCTTCCCGATGCAGATCGGCTACGCCGTGGGCCCGGTGATCGGCATCGCGGCCTGGCAGGCCTCGGCCGCCTCCGTGTGGTGGCTGTGCGGAGTGCTGACCGCCGTCGCCGTCGTCGTCACCCTGATCGGCATGGCCGAACCCTCCGCCGACGGGAAGCGGCGTACCGCGGACGCCGATCCGGCGGCCGCCCCGGCACCCGCCGAAACACCCTGA
- a CDS encoding 50S ribosomal protein L11 methyltransferase, translating into MQHVQGAQVSTSGHDPGPDGPGLSLNSSQHRLITASLQSLAQEMNDIAEQASALLTTPAGRPSTDSEVFTRIARRTVPRWHFAMLNDTERNDALAGALARGVPSGATVLDIGSGSGLLAMAAARAGAARVITCEMNPLLAEVARQVIDAHGFSDVITVIGKPSTALEIGRDLDGPVDVLVSEIVDCGLIGEGLLPSIRHARRHLLKPGGTMFPSAARILGRLVSSEDILRLNQVTTAGGFDVSLMNALSTRGHLPVRLGTWPHRFLSETTTVVEFDLAEDPLEPGERQVDLTASTDGEAHALVVWFELDMAAGTTLTNAPENTTSHWMQGWVPLEKSVQVKAGEGVPLRLRWSDFSLSVHV; encoded by the coding sequence ATGCAGCACGTCCAGGGCGCACAGGTCTCGACATCAGGGCACGATCCCGGACCCGACGGTCCGGGCCTGTCGCTCAACAGCTCTCAACACCGGCTCATCACCGCGTCCCTGCAATCGCTGGCGCAGGAGATGAACGACATAGCCGAGCAGGCGTCCGCACTGCTCACGACACCGGCGGGCCGTCCGTCCACCGACTCCGAGGTCTTCACCCGGATCGCCCGCAGAACCGTTCCCCGCTGGCACTTCGCGATGCTGAACGACACCGAGCGCAATGACGCCCTGGCCGGCGCCTTGGCCCGTGGCGTGCCGTCCGGAGCGACCGTGCTGGACATCGGCTCGGGGAGCGGGCTGCTCGCCATGGCGGCGGCCCGAGCGGGCGCGGCGCGCGTCATCACCTGCGAGATGAATCCGCTGCTCGCGGAGGTGGCCCGGCAGGTGATCGACGCCCACGGCTTCAGCGACGTCATCACGGTGATCGGAAAGCCGTCGACCGCGCTGGAGATCGGCCGTGACCTCGACGGCCCGGTGGACGTACTGGTTTCGGAGATCGTCGACTGCGGGCTCATCGGCGAGGGCCTGCTGCCGTCGATCCGGCACGCGCGCCGGCACCTGCTGAAGCCCGGCGGGACCATGTTCCCCTCCGCGGCCCGGATCCTCGGCCGGCTGGTCAGCAGCGAGGACATCCTGCGGCTCAACCAGGTCACCACGGCCGGCGGGTTCGACGTCTCGCTGATGAACGCGCTCTCAACCCGGGGCCACCTGCCGGTGCGCCTCGGCACCTGGCCCCACCGGTTCCTGTCCGAGACCACCACGGTCGTCGAGTTCGACCTGGCCGAGGACCCCCTGGAGCCGGGCGAACGCCAGGTCGACCTCACCGCGAGCACCGACGGGGAAGCGCACGCCCTGGTCGTCTGGTTCGAGCTGGACATGGCGGCCGGCACCACGCTGACCAACGCCCCGGAGAACACCACGTCGCACTGGATGCAGGGCTGGGTCCCGCTGGAGAAGTCCGTCCAGGTGAAGGCCGGCGAGGGCGTCCCGCTCCGGCTCCGGTGGAGCGACTTCTCCCTCAGCGTGCACGTCTGA
- a CDS encoding SidA/IucD/PvdA family monooxygenase — protein MAHRNVELLAVGAGPANLALAVAVEELAPELAGDTLLIEREQDIVWQRGMLLPDALSQVSFLKDLVTMRNPCSRYSFVNFLHSQARLDAFVNLASFVPYRSEISEYLQWVANELETVQVEYGRECAGVEAVTGDDGEVAGWLVTLADGDTIGCRYLVIGAGRDAHVPAVFDGLPAERVIHSTQYTQRIAGVRADLPHRVAVIGGAQSAAELFGAALRDLPECKPTMIMRSIGLNGYESSKFTNELYYTSFIDEFYGSSPEARQQLLGEMYRSNYGGLSPATLDGLYRQFYQDRRTGRERLGMHAMTDVTGARMDGDEVVLTLVDRKSGAEREMRTDLVLLGTGFVREMPWAVKALAESIGVEEINVSRNYRLDLGRPATAACYLQGVNEATHGIADSLLSVLAGRSAEITEDILAHRRTRSVEIPDVRELALAGAV, from the coding sequence ATGGCGCATCGCAATGTCGAACTGCTCGCAGTCGGCGCAGGCCCGGCGAACCTGGCGCTGGCGGTCGCCGTCGAGGAGCTCGCACCCGAGCTGGCCGGTGACACCCTGCTGATCGAGCGCGAGCAGGACATCGTCTGGCAGCGGGGCATGCTGCTGCCCGACGCGCTCAGCCAGGTGTCCTTCCTCAAGGACCTGGTCACCATGCGCAATCCGTGCAGCAGATATTCCTTCGTCAATTTCCTTCACTCGCAGGCACGTCTTGACGCCTTCGTCAACCTGGCGAGTTTCGTCCCTTACCGCAGCGAGATATCCGAGTACCTGCAATGGGTCGCCAATGAACTGGAGACGGTGCAGGTCGAATACGGCCGCGAATGCGCCGGTGTCGAGGCGGTGACGGGCGACGACGGCGAGGTCGCCGGCTGGCTGGTCACCCTTGCCGACGGCGACACCATCGGCTGCCGCTACCTCGTGATCGGTGCGGGCCGTGACGCCCACGTCCCCGCCGTGTTCGACGGTCTGCCGGCCGAGCGCGTCATCCACAGCACCCAGTACACGCAGCGCATCGCCGGGGTGCGGGCCGACCTGCCGCACCGCGTCGCGGTGATCGGCGGGGCGCAGAGCGCGGCCGAGCTGTTCGGCGCCGCGCTGCGGGACCTGCCCGAGTGCAAGCCGACGATGATCATGCGCTCCATCGGTCTGAACGGCTACGAGAGCAGCAAGTTCACCAACGAGCTCTACTACACGTCCTTCATCGACGAGTTCTACGGCTCCTCGCCCGAGGCCCGCCAGCAGCTCCTCGGCGAGATGTACCGCTCCAACTACGGCGGCCTCTCCCCCGCCACCCTGGACGGCCTGTACCGGCAGTTCTACCAGGACCGCCGCACCGGCCGGGAACGCCTGGGCATGCACGCCATGACGGACGTGACCGGCGCCCGGATGGACGGCGACGAGGTCGTCCTGACCCTCGTCGACCGCAAGTCGGGCGCCGAGCGGGAGATGCGCACGGACCTGGTGCTCCTGGGCACCGGCTTCGTCCGCGAGATGCCGTGGGCGGTCAAGGCCCTCGCGGAGTCGATCGGTGTCGAGGAGATCAACGTGAGCCGCAACTACCGGCTCGACCTCGGCCGTCCCGCGACCGCCGCCTGCTACCTGCAGGGTGTCAACGAGGCCACCCACGGCATCGCCGACTCGCTGCTCAGCGTGCTCGCGGGCCGCTCCGCCGAGATCACCGAGGACATCCTGGCGCACCGCCGGACCCGTTCCGTGGAGATCCCGGACGTGCGGGAGCTCGCTCTCGCCGGCGCGGTCTGA
- a CDS encoding IS4 family transposase, with protein sequence MEQAAITRTVKVAAGVFAPGHIGELTRIVPFEMVDEVLAASGAVQRRVRLVPARVTVYLLLAGALFAELGYRQVFDRLCAGLAGLAPTRPSGSALRQARQRVGAAPLKALFDLVRGPVATTAAAMRWRGLLVVAVDGTLLPVPDAPANLAVFSKQRCNNGAGGYPQIRLVALVACGTRAVIGAAFGPAGTGELEYAGRLAGDLRAGMLLLGDRNFAATALLNRFAATGADLLVRCKSGRRLPPVAHCGDGSFLARLGALTVRVIDAEISIATSREVRTGHYRLLTTLTDPSTHPAAELIRLYHERWEIETAYAELKSTILGGRVLRARTPAGIDQEVWALLVAYQALRTAMTDATDSIPGTDPDRAGFTVALSAARDQLVLAAGIIADTVIDLVGAIGRHVLAQLLPPRRVRTKDRIVKRAISKYNARGPAIDRATYKATISINMLTTDP encoded by the coding sequence TTGGAACAGGCTGCCATAACAAGGACGGTCAAGGTAGCGGCCGGGGTGTTCGCGCCTGGCCATATCGGCGAGCTGACCCGGATCGTGCCGTTCGAGATGGTCGATGAAGTGTTGGCGGCGAGCGGGGCCGTTCAGCGGCGGGTCCGGCTGGTACCGGCGCGAGTCACGGTGTACCTACTGCTGGCCGGGGCGTTGTTCGCCGAGCTGGGCTATCGGCAGGTCTTCGACCGATTGTGCGCGGGTCTGGCGGGCCTGGCGCCCACCAGACCGAGCGGCAGCGCGTTACGACAGGCCCGTCAGCGTGTGGGCGCGGCGCCGTTGAAGGCGCTGTTCGACCTGGTGCGTGGCCCGGTGGCCACGACGGCGGCCGCCATGCGGTGGCGCGGGCTGCTGGTGGTGGCGGTCGACGGCACGCTGCTGCCGGTGCCGGACGCCCCGGCGAACCTCGCTGTGTTCTCCAAACAGCGGTGCAATAACGGGGCCGGGGGCTATCCGCAGATCCGGCTGGTGGCGCTGGTGGCCTGCGGGACCCGGGCGGTGATCGGGGCGGCGTTCGGCCCTGCCGGCACCGGCGAGCTGGAGTACGCGGGCCGACTGGCGGGCGATCTGCGTGCCGGCATGCTGCTGCTGGGCGACCGGAACTTCGCTGCCACCGCACTGCTGAACCGCTTCGCCGCCACCGGCGCCGACCTGCTGGTGCGCTGCAAGTCCGGCCGGAGACTGCCACCGGTGGCCCACTGCGGCGACGGCTCATTCCTGGCCCGGCTGGGCGCACTGACCGTGCGGGTCATCGACGCCGAGATCAGCATCGCCACTTCCCGAGAGGTCCGCACCGGCCACTACCGGCTGCTGACCACCCTCACCGACCCGTCAACGCACCCGGCCGCCGAGCTCATCCGGCTCTACCACGAACGCTGGGAAATCGAGACTGCCTACGCGGAGCTGAAATCCACGATCCTGGGCGGACGGGTCCTGCGTGCCCGCACCCCGGCCGGGATCGACCAGGAGGTCTGGGCTCTCCTGGTCGCCTACCAGGCTCTGCGGACCGCGATGACGGATGCTACCGACAGCATCCCGGGCACCGACCCGGACCGGGCCGGCTTCACCGTCGCACTGTCCGCCGCCCGTGACCAGCTCGTCCTGGCCGCGGGCATCATCGCCGACACCGTCATCGACCTGGTCGGAGCCATCGGCCGCCACGTGCTGGCCCAGCTCCTGCCCCCACGGCGGGTCCGCACCAAAGACCGCATCGTCAAACGAGCGATCTCCAAATACAACGCCCGCGGACCCGCCATCGACCGGGCCACCTACAAGGCCACCATCAGCATCAACATGCTCACCACGGACCCTTGA
- a CDS encoding methylated-DNA--[protein]-cysteine S-methyltransferase translates to MPTPGPLSGASATVAIHPTPLGPLVLAATDDALVLCCYGTTEEAAERLARAGLRPAGPGEAGAPGQKVLDEAREQIDAYLAGARRDFTVATDLRLATPFSRRTNLMLAEFVPYGTTATYAELARALNRPGAARAVGTALGTNPLCVVLPCHRIIGSTGSLSGYAGGLEAKRHLLALEAPASPAA, encoded by the coding sequence ATGCCGACCCCCGGTCCGCTCAGCGGTGCCAGCGCCACGGTGGCGATCCATCCCACGCCCTTGGGGCCGCTCGTGCTCGCGGCGACGGACGACGCGCTCGTGCTGTGCTGCTACGGCACCACCGAAGAAGCCGCGGAGCGCCTGGCCCGGGCCGGACTGCGCCCGGCCGGACCGGGGGAGGCGGGCGCCCCGGGACAGAAGGTCCTGGACGAGGCCCGGGAACAGATCGACGCGTACCTGGCCGGTGCGCGCCGGGACTTCACCGTCGCGACGGACCTGCGGCTCGCCACCCCGTTCAGCCGGCGCACCAACCTGATGCTGGCCGAGTTCGTCCCGTACGGGACCACCGCGACCTACGCGGAGCTCGCCCGGGCCCTGAACCGGCCCGGCGCCGCGCGTGCCGTCGGCACGGCACTGGGAACGAATCCGCTGTGCGTGGTGCTGCCCTGCCACCGGATCATCGGCTCCACGGGCAGTCTCAGCGGCTACGCGGGAGGGCTGGAGGCCAAGCGCCATCTGCTCGCCCTCGAAGCCCCGGCCTCACCGGCCGCCTGA